The proteins below come from a single Aphanothece sacrum FPU1 genomic window:
- a CDS encoding phycobilisome protein — protein MQLSDRAKQLIPLARIVSFATWKDLYSDEVISIFQQADDEGRYLTDEDLEMLKNLAPDTAKSGEKSRLLREQASNLVAEAREQLLIHFPNITAPGNDLYPPERAEACWRDFWHFLRCITYGIAGKKSEFTSQEGLKNMQLLYQELQVPLSAMIYGLEELKMVSLQQFSKEEKDGLSPYFEHLISALKQFNQA, from the coding sequence ATGCAATTAAGCGACAGAGCAAAACAGTTAATTCCTCTAGCAAGAATTGTTAGTTTTGCTACTTGGAAAGACCTATATTCAGACGAAGTAATTAGCATTTTTCAACAGGCTGATGATGAAGGAAGATATTTAACTGATGAAGATTTAGAAATGCTGAAAAATCTTGCTCCTGATACGGCAAAATCGGGAGAAAAATCAAGATTATTACGGGAGCAAGCCTCTAATCTTGTGGCTGAGGCCAGAGAACAATTATTAATTCATTTCCCTAATATTACTGCCCCTGGGAATGATCTTTATCCCCCAGAACGTGCAGAAGCTTGTTGGCGAGATTTTTGGCATTTTTTACGCTGTATTACCTATGGAATTGCTGGAAAAAAATCTGAATTTACGAGTCAAGAAGGACTCAAAAATATGCAGTTACTTTATCAAGAATTGCAGGTTCCTTTGTCAGCAATGATCTACGGATTAGAAGAATTAAAGATGGTTAGTTTACAGCAATTTAGTAAGGAAGAAAAAGATGGATTATCTCCCTATTTTGAGCATTTAATTAGTGCGTTAAAACAGTTTAATCAAGCTTGA
- a CDS encoding phycoerythrobilin:ferredoxin oxidoreductase, with protein sequence MTLYQPFLDYAIALLNERLELEPYPIPIGFESKECTTGKGKREQLVVTTSHAFKSPKLRQIRAAHVEGGDSLQVLNFVIFPQLTYDLPFFGADLVTLPGGHLIALDMQPLFHNEAYQKQYSEPILPIWQRYQEDLPWGGDFPEEAKAFFSPAFLWTRPQETKMVETRVFEAFKDYLQAYLDFVQQAQPITDSQRLGEILEAQQRYLNYRAAKDPARGMFTRLYGEEWTEEYIHGFLFDLERSLAVDDVN encoded by the coding sequence ATGACTCTCTATCAACCTTTTTTAGATTACGCGATCGCCCTTCTCAATGAACGACTTGAACTCGAACCCTATCCTATTCCTATAGGCTTTGAAAGCAAGGAATGTACAACAGGCAAGGGAAAAAGGGAGCAATTAGTTGTTACGACGAGTCATGCTTTTAAATCCCCCAAACTTCGGCAAATTCGAGCCGCTCATGTTGAAGGTGGGGATTCTTTACAAGTTCTCAATTTCGTGATTTTCCCGCAATTAACTTATGATTTGCCGTTTTTTGGGGCAGATTTAGTTACTTTGCCTGGAGGACATTTAATTGCCTTAGATATGCAGCCTCTTTTCCACAATGAGGCTTATCAAAAGCAATATAGTGAGCCTATTTTACCGATTTGGCAGAGATATCAAGAAGATTTACCCTGGGGTGGTGATTTTCCTGAAGAAGCGAAAGCCTTCTTTTCCCCTGCCTTTCTTTGGACTCGACCGCAAGAGACAAAAATGGTAGAAACTCGCGTTTTTGAGGCATTTAAAGACTATCTCCAGGCATATTTGGATTTTGTCCAACAGGCACAACCGATAACAGATAGTCAACGATTGGGAGAGATTCTTGAGGCACAACAACGTTATCTTAACTATCGTGCCGCAAAAGATCCCGCTAGGGGTATGTTTACCCGCTTATATGGTGAAGAATGGACAGAAGAATATATTCACGGTTTCCTGTTTGATTTGGAACGCAGTTTAGCAGTAGATGATGTCAATTAA
- a CDS encoding phycobilisome linker polypeptide, whose product MVFGPASQLGVALFEETPRLELIPGRSEEEVETIIRAVYRQVLGNAYVMESERATIPESQFKRGELSVREFVRALAKSNAYSSRFFDTCPRYRFIELNFKHLLGRTPVDLEEMRAHSTILDTEGFEAEIDSYLNSDEYQNAYGENIVPYFRGYKTQPGQTMVGFTHMFAMLRGASSSDFKGSISGKTPVLNKYVIQETPLTIIPPSGGAIGDGWSFQERSRGAKGPQGVGAGDEGKVFRIEVSGYSPSGKVNRVSKFRRSNQVYLVPFDRLSQEYQRIHQQGGVIASITPVN is encoded by the coding sequence ATGGTATTTGGACCCGCCTCCCAATTGGGGGTTGCTTTATTTGAAGAAACTCCCAGGTTAGAATTGATCCCTGGACGTTCAGAAGAAGAAGTAGAAACCATAATTCGTGCCGTTTATCGGCAAGTTTTGGGGAATGCTTACGTCATGGAAAGCGAAAGAGCAACCATACCTGAATCCCAATTTAAACGGGGAGAATTAAGCGTGCGTGAGTTTGTTCGCGCTTTAGCCAAATCTAATGCTTACAGTTCCCGCTTTTTCGATACTTGTCCTCGTTATCGCTTTATTGAACTCAATTTCAAACATCTTCTTGGTCGTACTCCCGTTGACTTAGAAGAAATGAGAGCGCACAGTACCATTTTAGATACAGAAGGATTTGAGGCAGAAATTGATTCCTACCTCAATAGCGATGAATATCAAAATGCCTACGGAGAAAATATCGTTCCCTATTTCCGAGGTTACAAAACCCAACCAGGACAAACTATGGTTGGTTTTACCCATATGTTTGCTATGCTGCGCGGTGCTTCTAGTAGCGATTTTAAAGGCAGTATTTCGGGCAAAACTCCCGTTTTGAACAAATACGTCATTCAGGAAACCCCCTTAACCATAATTCCCCCTTCTGGTGGTGCAATTGGCGATGGTTGGTCATTCCAAGAAAGAAGTCGGGGTGCTAAAGGTCCTCAAGGTGTTGGCGCAGGTGACGAAGGTAAAGTTTTCCGTATCGAAGTAAGTGGCTATAGTCCTTCAGGTAAGGTTAACCGAGTCTCCAAATTTCGTCGCAGTAACCAGGTTTATCTAGTACCGTTTGACAGACTTTCCCAAGAATATCAACGTATTCACCAACAAGGCGGAGTCATTGCCAGTATTACTCCTGTCAACTAA
- a CDS encoding YgiT-type zinc finger protein — protein MSINSRQETLIEQEVTYTLEINGKFFIMENVPARVCVETGERFFAPETVERLQKIIWENKQPKRVIETPVFDFAS, from the coding sequence ATGTCAATTAATTCTAGACAAGAAACCTTAATTGAACAAGAAGTTACCTATACCCTTGAAATCAATGGCAAATTTTTTATCATGGAAAATGTCCCCGCCAGAGTTTGTGTAGAAACAGGAGAGCGTTTTTTCGCACCAGAAACTGTCGAACGGTTGCAGAAAATAATCTGGGAAAATAAGCAACCAAAGCGAGTAATTGAAACACCAGTATTTGACTTTGCAAGTTAG
- a CDS encoding restriction endonuclease subunit R, whose product MTVINANTLTLDQVYHYLKFQKLSYSSFNSLLLLEPLSEFERSELAQIRIDFENYLTDGKVLEGMVMALTILPLLRLAGFYRSPIKMRIEQEIERINIQDEDISITGRLDLICINKDYPSEKDIPFWILVIEAKNTSISSSSGLPQLLTYAYKSLEQQKSLWGLTTNGVYYEFFYIQKNTYPTYQPLPSLHLMEPESSEKLLQVLKAICQLQNIK is encoded by the coding sequence ATGACTGTAATTAATGCTAATACCTTGACCCTAGATCAAGTTTATCACTACCTCAAATTTCAAAAGCTATCCTATAGCTCTTTTAACTCTCTGTTGTTGTTAGAGCCGCTATCAGAATTTGAACGTTCTGAACTGGCGCAAATCCGTATTGATTTTGAAAATTATCTTACAGATGGCAAGGTATTGGAAGGCATGGTAATGGCATTGACAATTTTGCCACTGCTGAGGTTAGCAGGTTTTTATCGCTCTCCAATCAAAATGAGAATAGAACAAGAAATAGAGCGAATTAATATTCAAGATGAGGATATTAGCATCACAGGGAGATTAGACTTAATTTGTATTAATAAAGATTATCCCAGTGAGAAGGATATTCCTTTTTGGATTTTAGTAATCGAAGCCAAGAATACGAGCATCAGTTCATCCTCCGGCTTACCTCAACTTTTAACCTATGCTTACAAAAGTCTAGAACAACAAAAATCCCTATGGGGTTTAACCACAAATGGAGTCTATTATGAGTTTTTTTACATTCAGAAAAACACCTATCCTACTTATCAACCATTGCCATCACTACATTTAATGGAACCTGAATCTTCAGAAAAATTACTGCAAGTTTTGAAAGCAATTTGCCAATTACAAAATATTAAGTAG
- a CDS encoding 15,16-dihydrobiliverdin:ferredoxin oxidoreductase — protein sequence MFKPFQQFLEKELFGRFDLQSRPIPSGLESLVSERGKNPATIQSWCYECPELRKIRYTYIDAGETAQIFNSVIYPNYNYDLPLLGIDFLAFGQKKILVVLDFQPLFREQDYLDKYIEPMSAIRDKYKDLAQDLEMKFYDANQYFSKNLLFAKTDAETVIKRLFPAYQEYVQLYWQLIEQASPVTTIEASQRIIKAQKDYDQYSAERDPASGLFSSYFGHEWSERFLYEFLFEDAIPLAVTAGVK from the coding sequence ATGTTTAAGCCGTTTCAGCAATTTCTAGAAAAAGAACTGTTTGGGCGTTTTGATTTACAGAGTCGTCCCATTCCTTCTGGCTTAGAATCTTTGGTGAGTGAAAGAGGCAAAAATCCTGCCACAATTCAAAGTTGGTGTTATGAATGCCCTGAATTACGCAAAATTCGCTACACTTACATCGATGCAGGTGAAACGGCGCAAATTTTTAATAGTGTTATCTACCCTAACTATAATTACGATTTGCCCTTACTAGGAATTGACTTTTTAGCGTTTGGACAGAAGAAAATATTAGTAGTTTTAGATTTTCAGCCTTTATTTCGTGAGCAAGATTATCTAGATAAATATATAGAACCAATGAGTGCAATTCGAGATAAATATAAAGATTTGGCTCAAGATTTAGAAATGAAGTTTTATGATGCTAATCAGTATTTTTCTAAAAATTTGCTCTTTGCTAAAACTGATGCAGAAACGGTTATAAAACGCTTATTTCCTGCTTATCAAGAATATGTCCAATTATATTGGCAACTCATAGAACAAGCTTCTCCTGTGACTACTATAGAAGCAAGTCAACGTATTATTAAGGCACAAAAAGATTATGATCAGTATAGTGCCGAACGTGATCCAGCATCAGGATTATTTAGTAGTTATTTTGGACACGAATGGTCAGAGAGATTTCTCTACGAGTTCTTGTTTGAAGATGCTATTCCCTTAGCGGTAACTGCTGGAGTAAAATAA